From Coffea arabica cultivar ET-39 chromosome 2e, Coffea Arabica ET-39 HiFi, whole genome shotgun sequence, the proteins below share one genomic window:
- the LOC140036976 gene encoding putative late blight resistance protein homolog R1A-3, with protein MAEQYFRELVDRNLLIVGKRTLSGKIKTCRIHDTLRDFCKKTAKAEDLFQAIHKNTNPSSSRRLCCINSQFSEYILGGQPADKVRSFLSFGQDETKYNEDPNSSIFKPFKLLRVFDISSIYINFPGRFPTKLPNLVLLKFIAINFNLKNLPKSMSSLHNLETLIVHTTEPTLDIQADIWMMTKLRLLHTNTTAFLPKCQDQSSSIEYLQTMSTISPHSLTKEVFGRTKKLKKLGISGSLGTLVKSNGDSDLFECLCKLSSLENLKLHSDESKLHALPQPDKFPKNLKTLSLRKTGLEWNIHMRILGGLQSLEVLKLKDKAFVGAEWKTEKGGFRSLKVLFIGDTDLDNWEVEGDDLPELRCLILKRIKSLEQMPSDFEHMKNLERIDLERTNRWLVKSAKDIQKSRPQIKLSVYPPEK; from the coding sequence ATGGCAGAGCAATATTTCAGGGAGTTGGTTGATAGGAATTTATTGATTGTGGGAAAGAGAACTTTAAGCGGTAAGATAAAGACTTGTCGCATTCATGACACGCTGCGTGACTTCTGCAAGAAGACGGCCAAAGCAGAAgatcttttccaagcaattcaCAAGAATACCAATCCATCTTCCAGCCGTCGACTTTGTTGCATTAACTCTCAATTCTCGGAGTATATTCTTGGAGGACAGCCTGCTGATAAAGTCCGATCATTCTTGAGCTTTGGTCAGGATGAAACTAAGTATAATGAAGATCCCAACTCAAGTATATTTAAGCCCTTCAAACTACTCCGAGTGTTCGATATTTCATCCATATACATTAACTTCCCTGGTCGTTTCCCCACCAAACTACCCAACCTTGTTCTCCTAAAGTTCATTGCCATCAATTTCAACCTCAAAAACTTACCCAAGAGCATGTCTAGCTTGCATAACTTGGAAACCCTAATAGTTCACACAACGGAACCAACCCTTGATATACAAGCAGACATTTGGATGATGACAAAGCTAAGGCTTCTACACACTAATACCACCGCATTCTTGCCGAAGTGTCAGGATCAATCCTCCAGCATTGAATACTTACAAACTATGTCCACAATTTCACCTCACAGTCTGACGAAGGAAGTGTTTGGAAGGACTAAGAAACTCAAGAAGCTTGGTATAAGTGGGAGTTTAGGCACTCTTGTGAAGTCCAATGGTGATTCTGATTTGTTTGAATGTCTTTGCAAACTAAGCTCCCTTGAAAATTTGAAGTTACACAGTGATGAGTCCAAGCTGCATGCCCTTCCTCAACCAGACAAATTTCCAAAAAACCTTAAAACATTGAGTCTGCGTAAGACCGGTCTGGAATGGAATATTCATATGCGTATTCTCGGAGGGCTCCAGTCTCTTGAGGTTCTCAAGCTGAAGGATAAAGCTTTTGTAGGAGCGGAGTGGAAGACAGAAAAAGGGGGTTTTCGTTCTCTTAAAGTTTTGTTCATTGGAGATACAGATTTAGATAATTGGGAGGTTGAAGGAGATGATCTCCCAGAACTGAGATGCCTTATCCTCAAGCGTATCAAATCTCTTGAGCAGATGCCATCTGACTTTGAACACATGAAGAACCTCGAGAGGATTGACCTAGAGCGTACCAACAGGTGGCTGGTTAAATCTGCCAAGGACATTCAAAAATCAAGGCCACAAATTAAGCTTAGTGTTTATCCACCAGAAAAGTGA